Sequence from the Helicobacter winghamensis ATCC BAA-430 genome:
TTTGGCAAGAGTGCAGAAAGTGCTTCTATGTATATCAAAAAAGGCTCTCAATTTGCGTGTAGTGGAGAATTATCATCTAGTCAATACACCGATGAACAAGGAAATGTTAAAACAACACTAAGCGTTATCGTGTCTAAATTCTATTGGTTAGGCAAAAAAGATAGAGAAACTCCACAAGAAATACAAAATCCACCAAAAGAACCAAGCGTTGAATACGAACACCAAGCCGTTAATGTGGAATCTGAAGAAATTCCATTTTAAACATAAAAAAAGGAGTTATATCTATGGAAAATTTAAGCGTTGAAGAGTTGGCAGACAAAATGGGAGCTTTAAATTATGAAAAGCTAATCAAAGCTTTGTTTTTATTTGAAAAAAACTCTTCAATGGAAAAACTCACCGCAAATCAAAAGCGAATTGTTTTAGATGAAGCGTATCAATTTTATATGGATAATAAATATATATCTTCTTTTTTACAAGAGGATATTAATCAAATTTTAGAAGATTCCATTGATAAAGAGCTTTCAAAAAAACAAGAAAAAACACTAGAAAGGTAATAAAATGAAAAAAACATTAAATACAAGCAAAACAACAGGGATTAAAAAATCCCTCATCGCTCTTACTTCCTTATTAATTTTGCCTAACTTAGCATTTAGTGCAGGTATTCCTGTGGTAGATACGACCGCAAATCAACAAATGGCTACACAAAATGCTAAACAAGTTGCAGAGTGGGCTAAAGAAGCCACAAGATGGACTGAAACCGTATCGCACTATCAAAAACAAATCCAAGCCTATAAAGACGAACTTTTATCAAAAACAGGCATTAGAGATTCTGTGGCTTTTGTGAAAGATATAAAACAAATCTATTCAGATTTTGCGGAAGCTGGAGAAAACATTCAATCCTTTTACAATGATGTTCTAAGAGACCCACAAGAATTTTTAAGCGATAAAGGCAATGAAATTTTTGGCAAATATACAAGTTTTGATAGATGTAATTTTGACTATATGAGTCAAAGTGAAAAAAATATCTGCAAAATGGATTTAATCACCTATGCTGCTCAAGTAGAAACCTACAATCAAGCCTCAAAGCAAATGGATACCATTAGTCAAACGCTTAAAAAATTGCAAGAGCG
This genomic interval carries:
- a CDS encoding single-stranded DNA-binding protein, translating into MNNVNLIGYLGKDFEVGNTSGGKLYAKNSLAITKRWKNEKGNDESSTTWIPIVLFGKSAESASMYIKKGSQFACSGELSSSQYTDEQGNVKTTLSVIVSKFYWLGKKDRETPQEIQNPPKEPSVEYEHQAVNVESEEIPF
- a CDS encoding type IV secretion system protein, translated to MKKTLNTSKTTGIKKSLIALTSLLILPNLAFSAGIPVVDTTANQQMATQNAKQVAEWAKEATRWTETVSHYQKQIQAYKDELLSKTGIRDSVAFVKDIKQIYSDFAEAGENIQSFYNDVLRDPQEFLSDKGNEIFGKYTSFDRCNFDYMSQSEKNICKMDLITYAAQVETYNQASKQMDTISQTLKKLQERLVNSKDIKESTDVGNAIQLEVAKIQMVKNQVDLANASYENQRNIKKDLAMQEYSKSLQKPRESAMEFFKNQNANDK